TATTTACGGCTTCGCCTATCATTGCAACAAGTGTACGGACTTTGATCTATGTTGGAAATGTCATAGTCATAAGGAGCTGATCCATCCTGCTGATCACACATATGATGAAGAAGGTCCAGAATTTGAAGATACACCAGATGATTctccagatgatgatgcgtcGTCAGAATCTTCAGGATCCACAGACTCGGACTCGGAATGATTGGCTTAGTGGGTACATGCCATTGGGGCAGATTAAATAGATAAAAGTAGTATGATTGTGACAATACAATTAGCTAGAAGCTTGATTTCACGAAGAAGCGAACTCATTAACATTGAAGTaagggctttttttttttattgagCTGCGGAATATAGTATAAAAAGTGCAAATACGGAATCGCAAAGAGTCGAATAAACATTAGAAACCATTCCACCCCATCCAAAAAGAGGCCTATCAATCATCCTCGGCGTCGGCTTTCTGATGTTTCTAGCGTCTTACACAGCGTCAACCCTAGTTGCCTGTTGGCGTAATAGTGAATCCCAGCTTTActgaaaaaaaggggaagaTGGTTCTAAACTGCACGGTAGACATAGTATCAATCTTCAACGAAGTCCACATCTTGACAAATCTTCTACTGTTGTGGTTGACTTTGAGCAAAGATTTTTAGATTGTAAAAAGCTTCCCATAAGAATGCATTTTCAATCCAAGCCAGCAGATGAGATCCCTCACAGAGATACCAATACGTATTTAGCAGTAACCAGAGGATTAAGGTGTAGTTTTTGGCTTTGATGTAGTTGTGCTGTGAGACGACGTTGTTGAGTGAGATGATGTGGTAGAATAGGAGGAAGCGGTGGAGTATGTGGTAGTTGTTCCACGCAAGGAAGCTTTATGAAAAGATGACGCCCCCACGAGTTATAGCCACTGCAATCGACGATACAACTCCCCCAACTCCCCCAACTCCCCCATGAGTTGTAGCTGCTTCATGCGACGATACAACACCCCCATGAGTTGTAGCTGCGTCATGTGACGATACAGCGCCTCCATGAGTTGTAGCTGCTTCATGCGACGAAGTAGTGCTGTGCGATGTAGTTCCATGTGACGAGGTTGTTCCATGAGAGGCGGTTGCTTCATGCGAAGAAGACGTCCCATGAGATGTAGTTTCTGCATGTGATGAAGTAGTGCTATGCAATGTAGTTTCTGCATGTGATGAAGTAGTGCTATGCAATGTAGTTTCATGAGACGTGGCCGTTCCATGTGAAGAAGTCATTCCGTGAGAGAGGGTTGCTTCGTGGGAGGAAGACGCCCCATGAGATGTAGTTGTTGCATGTGATGAAGTAGCACTGTGAGAAACTATTCCTTCGTGCGAGGTGGATGTGCCATGAGATGAAGCGACTGTATGAGACGAACTGACTATGTGGGATGTTTCTATGGGGTGGGATGAGGTAGTTTCGTGGGAAGTTGTTCCGTGGGATGAAGTTGAGCTGTGAGAGCTAGCTGCTGTATGAGACGAGGCGGCCGAGTGCGTTGTGGCGGTTTCATGAGCGCTAGCTGTCCCTTGAGATGATGCGTGTGATGTGGCAGTGCTGTGCGATGAAGTTTCATGAGAGGTAGACGCTCCGTGAGAAGTAGAGGCTCCATGAGAAGTAGAAGTACCGTGAGAAGTAGAGGCTGCGTGAGAGCTGGTTTCatgagaggaagaggttCCGTGAGAGTTGGTTTCGTGAGAGGTAGGGCTTCCATGAGAGCTGGTTCCGTGAGAGGTTGTGGCTGATCCGGATGCATGTGTTGTACTAGTTCCATGAGAAGTGCCTTCATGCGATGAAGTGGCAGTTCCATGCGATGAGGTGGATGGGTGGGATGTGCTATGTGATGTATTCGCCTCATGTGTTGAAATAGATCCATGTGACGAGGCCGTTACATGTGAGGACGTAGATTCATGAGATGTAGTTGCGTGAGAGCTTGTGGAACCGTGAGAAGATGCTGTTGCATGAGATGAAGCACCAGTGCTGTGAGAAGTAGATCCATGCGATAATGTACTACTATGAGCTTCGGTTGACGCGTGAGACGATAGAGTTGGGTGAGACGATGTAGATCCGTGCGATGATGAACTTCCATGGGATGATGCTGTCTCATGAGATGCAGTTACATGAGTCGAGGTGGAGTCATGGGACGTGGTTGTTCCATGTGAGGTAGTAGAGCCATGGGATGAAGTTCCATGAGTTGAAGTTGGTACATGGGTAGAGGTTGACTCATGAGAAGATGAGCCGTGGGAACTTGCAGAGGTGTGGGATGACGACGCTCCATGAGCTGATCCGGTTGCTTCAGATGAAGTTCCGTGGGTGGTTGGCCCATGGGTTGAAGCTGACTCGTGGGTTGTGGTTGACCCGTGGGTTGCTGACCCGTGAGAAGATGTAGAGCTGTGAGAGCTGGTAGATCCGTGTGATGATGAGGTACCATGCGATGATGTGGTCCCATGAGATGCAGTCTCATGTGTCGAAGTTGATCCATGTGTTGAGGCTGATCCGTGGGAGGATGTAGAGCTGTGAGAGCTTGTAGATCCGTGTGATGAGGTCCCATGAGATGCAGTCTCATGGATTGAAGTTGACCCGTGGGAAGATGTAGAGCTATGAGAGCCAGTAGAGGTGTGTGATAAAGACGCTCCATGAGTTGATCCAGTCGCATGAATTGAAGTTCCGTGAGTGGAAGTTGATCCATGAGTTGAAGTTGATCCGTGAGATGCAGTCTCATGGGATGAAGTTGATACATGAGGTGCAGTCTCGTGGGTTGAAGTTGACCCATGggttgaggctgagctgTGGGGAGATGTAGAGCCGTGAGAGCTGGTAGAGGTGTGTGATAACGACACTCCATGGGCTGATCCAGTTGTTTGAGTTGAAGTTCCGTGAGTGGGGGTTCCGTGGGTTGAACTTGATCCAtgagttgaacttgatccatgagttgaacttgatccatgagttgaacttgatccatgagttgaacttgatccatgagttgaacttgatccatgagttgaacttgatccATGAGTCGAACTTGATCCATGAGATGCTGTGGAGACGTGGGAAGTTGTAGAGGTGTGTGATAAAGACGTTCCATGAGCCGATCCGGTTGCTTGAGATGAAGTCCCATGAGTTGACTCGTGAGTTACTGTAGAGCCGTGAGAACTTGTAGGGCTGTGAGAGCTTGGAGTACTTATGGAGCCGTGCGAGCTCGTTGATCCATGAGAACTCGTTGACCCATGTGATGATGAACTTCCATGAGTTGATGCGGTTTCATCGGATGCAGGGCCATGAGTCGAAGCTGAAGTTGACCCATGAGAAGAGGTAGATGTGTGCGAGCTTGTAGAGCCGCGCGAATTACTCTGAGCTGATACACTCCCATGAGATGAACTTGCATGAGATGTGGTTGAACCATGAGATGATGCAGAATGAGACGTGGCCGTCACATGGGACGAGCTACTGCCATGCAAGACAGTAGCACCATGAGATGAACTGTGCCCAGACGATGTTGGCCTCGCAGATATCGAAACGGATCTTGACAATGTCGTTGATCCATGGCCGAATATGGTGGGCGTCTCAATGATGATTATACCAGGATTAGTTCCAATTGGCGGTATAGTAATGGTCTGCGTAACGCTTCCGCTATATGGGATTGTCTGAGTAACATATTTCTGTTGTGGCGTCTTGATAATGACTATTCCGGGGCCGGTTCCGCTGGGATACTCTGTAGAGGTAACTGTCGTGCTTCCAGTCCAAGCGACAGTTCTAGTAGCAGAGACGGGGCGTTCGCCATAGGGCGTCTTGATAATGACTTCACCAGGATTACCTTGGTGAGGATAAACTGTGGCGGCCGTGGTGACGTATCCAGTCCAAGGAACCGTTTTTGTGATATAACCGGGGTGTTCATAGGGAGTCTTGATAATAATTTCACCAGGCTTATCGTTGTAAGGATGAACAGTGGAAGTCGTAGTGGTATACCCAGTCCAAGGAACCGTTTTTGTAATGTAATCAGGGTGTTCGCAGGgggtcttgatgatgatttcacCAGGCTTGTCATGATGAGGGTGGACTGTTGCGGTAGTAGTGACTGTTCCAGTCCATTCAACAGTCTTTGTAATGTAATCGGGGTATTCGCAGGGAGTCTTGATGATAATCTCGCCAGGCTTGTCATGGTGAGGGTGGACTGTCTCAGTAGTGGTGACTGCTCCGGTCCAAGAAATCGTTTTTGTAATGTAATCAGGATGCTCCCGGGGAGTCTGAACGATTATGGTGCTTGGGCCCTTGCCATACGGAGGAATTGTAACTGTTTCGGTCACGGTGCCAGACCAGCCAACGGTAGTTGTAACGCAATCTGCACCTCCTCCCGGGATTTTCACAATCTTCGTACCTGGAGCCCTTCCAGTAGCATGAATCGTAACAGTCTCGGTCACAGTTCCAGTCCATGGCTGAGTAGTAGTCACGCATTCTGCATCAGGGATGGGGACACCAGGTGTAACGTAGACAGGAACACCTGAGCACTCGGTTGTAATCCTATGTAGTTTGTCAGTCacatcttcttgctgctaGGACATCCAATCGTGATATGAGTAGCAGCTTACCTCGTATAGGTCGTCGAAGTAGTAGACCCGCAGCAAATGAGCTTTGCTGGCTCATGGATGACAATTTCTGCGGGATCTGGGCATTCTTCCACTTTTCCCGCACTGGTCAGCTGCAGTAGGAAGGCCGCACCCAGGGTGGCCGCAGCCCGAACACTGGGGCAGCTTTTCATTCTCGaaatgatgatggcgacagATGAGTATACAAAAGAATGCCTCAACCCAAGAGAGCGTGACGCCTGCTGGTGAGGAAACATGGGCGGCAATCACCATTAGATTTATATCTGCATAAGTCTTACTTAAAATGCCAGCCCTGGGCCGACAATCATTTTTCGAGTCGCGTTAGATTGCTATCGGCGACTTTGATGAGTTTCTTTATGCTTTTCGCGTCGAAAATCACACTTCTCATACCAGAACCACAAGAATATTACCAATAGCTGGTGCATACGCGGAATGTTGTGGCCAACACCTATTCAGAAATTCAGGTACAGCACATATTATCGACGCATTCTTCACAGGATAGCGTATAATTAGCATAATGGTAACTTACTTTGAAGGTTTTTTATGATGAAAAGTGGTGCCTTCTTTCGTGTTTGCCAGCTAGTCCCTCCTGATGTGGATGCTGCAACCCTATTTCGAATATCCGTTCCCTACCGACTACATTTGTAGCTTAACGATCCAAGGGTGAAATTATTGTGTTCCATGGTATTACACTTTAATATCATCTCAGAGTATTCTAAGGTAACACTTACACCATAGTATGGATGCTACATGACCTCCCCTCTCCCTTTGATCGAACCAACAACCGATGTCGTCGAAACTAGTCCAACCAACACAATCTAAACTAAGACCCAATTCTGATCAACAGGGACAGCGTTCCTGATGACTCCCTAGTTAATACTATGCTTATTCGCGGACCAACAGGCATATGTTGGTTCAACGCATAATAATAAATTCCCACCGGATGAGTCCCAAACAATAggcttggtgatgccgtTCCAACAAATACTCAAACGATAGGATCAACATAGCGCATCTGCCAAGCTTGATGAAATCAATTCTTTAACGCGATGGAATTCCATGCCCTTTAAGGACAGCAGAGGAAAGAGCGTATTCTTATTGTCCagttcttgttgttgttgcatGGGCCACCCAACGATCGGTGAGTGGGCGGAGATATTGTATTGCACCATCTCATGACAATAATCACCAATCGCAATGCCTGTAAACAAACAGCTTTCCCCCCACATCGGGTTTCAATGCATATACATTTATGATAGTCAAGAGGTAATATTCTCTACAGTGTAATGGGTGATATATGTATGGCCGTCGGAAGAAACGTGAATCGCAGATTACCCTACAGTTGAGTGGTGAGGACGTAATTTtataatgatgatgaaactGTTGTAATATATTTTATCCAAAATAATAGCTGTAGTGAAATGCATGTTGTACAAAATCCCCCGTATAGGGTaattccttctcttccatatCCCTCTTACTTCTGGGCCTCAAGCTTTGCTTGAAGATCCTGCTGAAACTTCATAATCTTCTCGAGCATTTCGGGAGGAATCATGGGGTTGGGCATACTCTCAGACAGTCCCTCAATTCCGACCTTCAAGAAGTTGGGCTCTTCCGCAATCTGCTTGCCTAGAACCTTCTTGACCTCGTCAACATCCCAGTTGGCCCAGACGAATCGGCCGTGTAGAAACTCGGCCTCTCGGCTAGCCGCCCAGACAGCCATTTGACCCGGAAGGTTCGCTGTACATGTAGAGTTAGTTCATGTCGTCCTAGGTTATTGAGAAGGGAGGGTTAAAATCGTACCATCATCGAAGGGGATGCCCATTTCTTCGCTGGCACCCGCAGCGCGAGCCATGTCCGTGAGAACACCGCCAGGGTGGAAGCTCACGATTTGCATATCGTTCACATCGGTATCCTTGGCGATCTGCTGGATCAAGGTAGTACCGGCGTTCTTGGTTAAGCCGTAAGTTGGTCGCTCGGGGGCCATCGAACCCCACATATAAGCGGCGATGGTAGAAATGTTCACCAAGAACTGTGGCAGCAATTAGTATTTCGTCTTGACCCTTTTTCAAATTGCCAAAGGAAGGTGAGCTCAAACTAACCTTGCGCGAATCTGCGCCCTTGCCCTTCTGATTGTAGAATCTCTGCGTAAAGTCCAGCAAAGAGCGCACATTCGCCTCGAAATCTCCCCAAACGCTAGAAAGATCACTCTTGAGAATGGGAGAAACTTTTCCATGGGACGCAGCACTAAGGACCAAGACATCGACATAGATGCCCTCTTTCTCGAGACCAGACCAGAGAGCCTCGGTGGCCTCGAGGCTTCCAACATCGCAGACTCTGCCCTCTACCAATGAAGGGGAGCCAAATTCCTTTCCCTCTTGGACGAGCCTATCGGTGGCAGATTTTACGACATCGGGGCGGCGGCCCAAGATAATAACTCGCTTGGCGGAAGCCTTGACGAAATTGCGGGCGATGGCATATCCGATGCCACTGTTGCCTCCGGTGACAACGACGGTTCTGCCAGACTGGCTGAGTTCTGGTCGGGAGGGAGAAGTGGCCTCATAGGGCTTTCGGCGGTACTCCTTGAGGGATGGAAGAGACATGGCTGCTGGTAAAAGTAGAGGTTTTGATTGGGTTTGGTTTAGTTGTAAAGTGTCTGATgaatggtggtggtggtggtggtggtgatgatgatgatgatatgaagcGGGAGTAGCATCATTGTCTGGTTCGCCGTTCTCCTCTTATACTAATTCCAGCGTCGGAGTTGCATCTTCGCGATTCACACTGCTACCTCACAACTCACACCGCGAGCGGcatttctcctttctctttctccatcatctccatccttctcTCCAAGTCCGCCACCAAAGCAGCGGAGTATTGGA
This genomic stretch from Trichoderma breve strain T069 chromosome 1, whole genome shotgun sequence harbors:
- a CDS encoding short chain dehydrogenase domain-containing protein, which translates into the protein MSLPSLKEYRRKPYEATSPSRPELSQSGRTVVVTGGNSGIGYAIARNFVKASAKRVIILGRRPDVVKSATDRLVQEGKEFGSPSLVEGRVCDVGSLEATEALWSGLEKEGIYVDVLVLSAASHGKVSPILKSDLSSVWGDFEANVRSLLDFTQRFYNQKGKGADSRKFLVNISTIAAYMWGSMAPERPTYGLTKNAGTTLIQQIAKDTDVNDMQIVSFHPGGVLTDMARAAGASEEMGIPFDDANLPGQMAVWAASREAEFLHGRFVWANWDVDEVKKVLGKQIAEEPNFLKVGIEGLSESMPNPMIPPEMLEKIMKFQQDLQAKLEAQK